From the Paraflavitalea soli genome, the window CCTATACACTTCAAGGTTGGCTGAAAGGGATGAACAGCACCGGTTCTACAGCTACCCATGATATGGGTGGTGACGGGCGCACGGGAAGCATCAACCAGTATGTTGCCCGCGATGCCCTGGGCTTTAACCTCAACTATTTTGGAGGTGAATATGCACCTATCAATAGTACAGTAACACCGTTTCCTAAGTATTATGGCCTCACCACCGGTGGATTGCCCGACAGTATGTACCGGCCCTTGTACAACGGCAATATCAGTAGTATGGCTACTTATATCCGCAGGTTTGAAGGAGCGGAGCCTGCGCAGCTGAATGTGTACAAGTACGATCAGCTCAACCGGTTAACACGGCAGGATGTGTATAAAAGTTTTAACCCCACTTCCAACAGTTATGCAGGATTGGCTACTTCCAATATGTTCCGTGAGCGCGTAACTTATGATGCCAATGGCAATATCACTACCTACCGCCGCAATGCGGGCGGGGAGTTTGATAACCTCATGGATGACCTGACCTATCAGTATTATCCGGCCGGCAACCAGTTAAAGCGGATTGACGATAAAGTAGATGCCAACAGGTATGGGTCCAATAGCTGGGAAATAATCACAGATATAGATGGACATGTAGACAGCAGTAACTATGTGTATGACGAAATAGGGAACCTGATCCAGGACAAACAGGAAAAAATTACCAACATCAAATGGACCGTATACGGTAAGATCGCGGAAATAACACGTAATGCCATTGCTGCCGATAAGGTGAATACTACGCGCATAGCATATTCCTATGATGCACAGGGCAATCGCATCAGTAAAGTGGTAGAAAAGGCCGGCAGTACTGTTAAAGACTTTACCTGGTATGTGCGTGATGCCCAGGGTAATCTGGTGGCAACCTATAAGGCCAGTGGCAGTGTGGATACGACAACCTTACAAAACCTGAACCTAACCCTGTTTGAACAAAATATCTATGGCAGCAGCCGGCTAGGTACGTATGCCTTTGGTGGTGGTGTGGATGGCGGCCCTGTAAGCCGTCAGTTCTACAGTGGTGGCTATCTTGAGCGCGGCTGGCGGCAATATGAACTGTCGAACCACCTGGGCAACGTGCTCACCACCATCTCCGATAAAAAGTTTGGTGTATCTTCAGGGGGTATAGGGACTGCGATAGACTATTACGAGCCCGATATGGTGAGTGCCAATGACTATTATCCTTTTGGGATGGTTAGCCGGGTTGGTACCAGCAGTACCGGGGTCAATTACCGGTTTGGCTTCAATGGAAAGGAAGCAGATAATGAGGTGAAGGGTTGGCAGAATCAGTTGGACTACGGGATGCGGATTTATGATCCAAGGGTGGGGAGGTTTTTGAGCACAGATCCTATGTCAAGAAGCTATTCCGGAGAAAGCAATTATAGTTATGCTGGTAATTCTCCTATTATGCTTACAGATTTTGATGGTTACTTTAAAATCTCTCCTTATTTTGCAAAAAAATATCCAAGTTTAACAAGAGTGTTGCAGTATTATTTACCGCTTCTTAAAGATAACCCTCAAGTCAAAGCTGCTTGGGTTAAAACGATTGGATTTAGTAGTAATGCGGAAGGAGAAAAAGCATTTGATGAAATGGTTACGTTTGGAAGTGGGCCTTGGATTACCCCGACAAGACCTTCCAAAGAAATTAAATCAAATATGCTCTCACGATTTGCTGAACCTGCTCCTGAAGGTGAGTGGTCTGAAGCTCCAGCGGCTTATGCAGATAATTTGGCTATTAGCTATTTTAGCTTAGAAGCGCTTGAGGCTGCGATCAAAAAAGGTGATGATAAGGAAATAGGAACTAATATGTTTATTGTTAGCACAGTTATAATGCATGAGGCGACGCATTGGGGAAAATGGAAATATAATTGTTGCGAAGCAAATAACTATTACTATGAAAAAGGTGCAACATTTGAAGAAAATGCATTTGGACAGAGATTTTCTTATAGGCATCCCAATATTGCTGATATGGAATTAAATGCATTAGATAAGGCTTTGATGAATAAATATAGCAGTAGTGAGCGTGGTAGATATGGTAGCCCTTCTTTCGGTTTAACGATTAATAGCTTTAATAAAAATAGCTTTTATTGGAGGTTTGCTAAAACAGCTCCATTGAGTTCTGGTCAATTAGGAGATCCTGTGGTTATAGAGAATCGTGATGAAAAGAAAGTGCTCCCGAAGCCGTATCAGCAGAAAGAAAAAGCTCAGTCAAGTAACGATAAAACCACTTATAATCATTAATAATGGCGACTAAAATTTTTATTTTCCTTAGTGCTATATTCTTAATATCATGCAGAAGCAGTGAATTTGATGCAGAGGAGGTTGCTAAAAGCTATTGTGATTGTCTAAAAAGTAATAGTACAAGTAAGGATTTTCTTGCTGCAAAAACAATTTGTGATGGATCGTTACTGCAGTCAAATCGTTATTTTAGAATTAATTATATTGAATCAACTTATGGAAGATATATGGTCTTCTTGCCGAAAGGCCTTAGAGATAGTTCAGCGGGTTTTAATTTAAGGTTTTACAATTATATCGAAGCAAATTGCTGCAAATTGGCATTCGAGAATTGCAACAAAGAGGATTCTCTGATAAAACAGAGGCAAGCTGTTGATTCTTTTCTTAAGAAATAATACACATTGGAAGGATAAGGTGGTAGTGTACCGATTGGTGCTTGCAGGAAAATAAAATATGTAAAGGAGTTGATTTACAGTCAACTCCTTTGCTGTTGAGGGGTGAAAAAGCTGTGGATAGAAAGGTCTCCAATATGCTGATCGGCCGGAAAATGGCTACTATATTGAGTTGTAAAATCTATCGTGTACCGATTGGAGCCTGGAAATATGGAATGTAACTATTGCAAAGGAAGTTGTGTCAGGAAAGGTTTTTATAATGGCGTGCAGCGGTATAAATGCAGGCATTGTTTCCGGGACCAGCGGGAGATTTACAGGAATAAAAAATACACCAGTCTGACGGATGATCAGGTTGCCCTATTGAATAAAGAGGGAGTAAGTATTCGTTCAATCGGTCGGGTATTAACAATTCCCAAGTCTTCAGTTCAAAGGCGGATGGAAAGGAGTGCTGGACAGGTGAAAGTGCCTGTTTATGAGGAAACCAAACAGGTATATGAAGTAGATGAGCTATATACTTATGTAGGCAGAAAAGCAATCCTTGTTATATCATGTATGCCATCAACAGAAAGACCAAACAGGTGATAGATTTTATTTGCGGGTCCGGGAGTAAGGGGAATATAAACAAGATCATAAAAACATTACTAAAGCTGTCGCCCCAAGGAATATATACCGATAAGCTGAATATCTTTACCGCAGTGATACCGGAAAACCTACACCGGACCTTCCAATACAAAACGAATAATATAGAGCGCAGGAATCATACACTGCGTACCCATTTGAAAAGATTATCCCGCAAGACAATCTGTTACAGCAAGAGTCAGGCCATGCTGGAAGCCTGCTTCAAATTATATGCATGGCAATAAGGTAACTGGTAGTTCTTTGAAGTATGGAAGCTGAATAGCGGTAAAGCTGGTGCAGTGAGTGAAACAACGGGGGCTGAATAGTGATACTGCAGATAGCTATTCAATAGGTTTTACCGAAGTAGGACAGCTAATAACACCAGCGCCAACAGTGCCATGGCCAATGCCGTGAGCCGTAACCCTGTCATGCTGGATAGTTGGTTGTTAAACCTCAATAACCGGCGGGAGCAGATCACTCAAACCATATATGACCTGCCTTATAGCGGTTTTATTGGAGCACCTGATCCCAGTACTGTAATAGCCCAAAGGAATATACGCAACCGGGTGAGCTATGTGACTTATACAGAAAACAGCAATCCTTCTGCCCATAACCAAGCCACTTTTTATACCTATGATATTCTGGGCAATGTGGATGCCCTCTTGCGAGTGCCAATGACTATTATCCTTTTGGGATGGTTAGTAGGGTAGGTACCAGTAGCACCGGGGTCAATTACCGTTTTGGCTTCAATGGAAAGGAAGCAGATAATGAAGTGAAGGGATGGCAGAACCAGCAGGATTATGGTATGCGGATTTATGATCCGAGGGTGGGGAGGTTTTTGAGTGTGGATCCGTTGACGAAGCAATATCCTTGGTATACACCGTGTCAGTTTGCAGATAATATGTCCATCCTTCACAACGTTAGAACCATTGCATCCAGTGGTGTTAACAATGGATTAAATGGAGTTCACAAGCTCAGTAATATAATGGAAGCGGGAATGGCATTTGTTGGAAAAAACGCCAAAAAGATATATGCTGAAGGTGGAAGATTTATTGGCTGGGAAAGTTCTGATGGATTAAAGCTATATAGACCTCCTGCTTATAAAACCGGAGGAGTTGCAGAGGGATCTGTACAAGCCAACTTCTTGCAACGAACCTCGTCAGAATACTCTTGGACATCAAAATCTTCAGAGGCAAAAGCACACATATCTAATACTCATGTCAACAGCGATGCAAAGTTTAATTACAATGCGGAAAGGCAATAAATAACATTATATGAAAAAATTAAGAGTAGTAGATTTTTTGTTCGAAACCTTTAATATAACTAGCGACGAGTTTTGTTGTTCACTAGCCATATTTTATACCTTCGAAAACACTAATATTGAAGAGTTAGAGATTGATGATTTGACATATTTCAGCATCACTATCGGAACACCTAAGGGAATTGGTTCATATTTTGAAAAAATCAGAGACAATAGTATTAATATCATTAGCTATTTTCCTCATATTGCAGTTGTGGACACGTTTGACAAGGAATCCTTAAAGGCAATTATTAAGGAGAAATTAGAAACCATTGTTGGAAAAAATGAAAACGAAGTAATAAAGAAAGCAATGATATTTTTTGATTGGCAGTATCAGGACGATGAATATGAGTTAAATAAATTATGACATACTAAGGGACAGCAGTGTACAACTTGGGCAGTATACAACTTGTCACCTGCGTAAATTTTAAATACCTAAAGGATTGGCATTGAGCCAGTCCTTTTTTGTTATCATCCATTCAAGGGAAGTAGAGATGTTTCCCTTGTTTATTTAAAACAGTCCCCTAACTGGTGCAAGTATGCAGCCGAGCTCTGTGCGGCAGGGGACTTGTGCCTGAATAAAATATCTCGACCGCTGGTAATATCAGCGTTTTTTTGTTAGGTGGACCTCATAATTTTTTCCGTTATGTACTGGGTAGATCTGTTGATCCGAAATGAATAGGAGATATAATGTAGTATATCTGACAGTACTATATAAACAATAAAAGCATAGAGCTGTATGGTTGTTGTGTTATGACAAGCCATACTTACACCTGGTTTCTAAGCCGCCACATAAGCATCAACTTCACCAGTCACTACTCTCAGACCCACTCTATCCGGTAGCAGCTCTCGGCAACTTCATCACAAAACATCAAAAACCCGCCAGCAAAAATAATGCGGCATGCCGGCCCCTGGCTGCGCACAGCTGCGCCTCCCCCAATCACCCATCCATTGAAAATACATCTTCACCAACTCATATCCGTAAACCCAGGCAACGACGACTTCCCTTCAGCACCACTCGCCATTTACCCCTCGCCACTAGCCCCACCCCATGGTCGCCAAAAACGGTTCGGCATAAAGCTTCAGTACCAGTCAGCATCCATGGATCCCGCACCAACTTCTGCGGGGAATATCGGCTGATGCAATCCGCGCATTTATTCCGCTTCCTTTTTGGCCTTGCGCTCATGCCGCATTGAATACTGCAGGCAGCTTTTGCTGTTATTTTTTCATTTTTAATTGTTTTGTTATGAAGTATTACCTCGTCGCTTCCACTTCCTGCTCGCTCGTAGGCATTGAGCAGTGCACCGTTTTTGTTGTTGGCCCTTCGCGTCAGGCGGCCTTTGAAAGGCAGTACAAAGGCCGCATCCTCATGGTCAGCACTTGCCGGCAGGCCTTGCCTCCCGTGCCCGGTTGCGTCTATCAGTAAGGGCTCCGGCCCTTTTTCTATTTCCGTCACCATAATCTCCTCCTCGTTGCCTTCTTGCCTCGATGCCTCGTTGCCTTTTCCAATCCACTCCACCACTCGCATCGTACCTCCCTTCACTAGCTTAACTGTTTCACCCACCAGTTGGTAAAACGAAATGCCCACCAGCCAGAAACAGCCTTGCGCATCCACTGGCGGAATTTCCTGCTCCACACAAAAGCCAGCCCCTGCTGCACGTCCCATCACACAAAGCGGCCCTTCCTGTATGTCCCGTGTAAACTTTCTCTTGTCAAAATCGATTGTCAGCAGGCAGCTTACCAACCGGTAATGCGTAGCTTCCGCCGGTATGCTTTTCTTCTTCCGCAGCCGGAATGCCGGGATATCAATTTTCACTTTACCTGCTTCCCGGCAAAGATGATTACCAGTATTGAAAGGCAGCACATCATTCAGTTCCCTGTCCACATGGAATTCAAATCCTGCCAGCCCCGAAAAGTCCCCCGCGCTCATCGTCCGCTCGCCCTTGTCATGTACGCGATCACCCATGATCACATCATGCAGCCAACCAGTCATGCGGCTACTCAAACGCTGATTGTTCACACCAGCCAACACCGGCCCCATCGCCTGGCGAAAGAGCTTCGAGGCCGCCGCAGCACGTCCGAACTCCGCCGCATTGCGCCGCGTATTGAGGAAGTTGGCGCCATACTTCATGGCATGTGCACTGGGGCTTCCTTTCTCCTTTACCTGCTTGCCATACGCATTCGTAAAGTAAGTTTGTCCTCCAATCGATCCATGGATCTCTATATTCGATACATACCTGGCCATACACGTTGATTTTTATTGAATGTACTATCATTGCTCACCGTTACAAAATGGTCACCGTCGTACCTTGATCCATCCTGTCACTTGATGTCGCAATGAATTGTTAAATCTTGTACAGACTAAAATTACAGCTCCACAGTACCCGTGCCTAGTACATTGGGATACCATCAGGGACACCCTGTGACAAGACCAGGGACACCCCTTGATGAACGGTAACACCGGCGATGCGCCCGCCCCAGGCGGCAGGTAGCCCACTCCGCAGAAATGGCTTTCCGCAGAGCAGCCCCCGGCTGTTTCCCATATCATTCTCTGATCAACGGGTGGTACACGCCCCATCAGGGCCATAGTA encodes:
- a CDS encoding IS1 family transposase translates to MYAINRKTKQVIDFICGSGSKGNINKIIKTLLKLSPQGIYTDKLNIFTAVIPENLHRTFQYKTNNIERRNHTLRTHLKRLSRKTICYSKSQAMLEACFKLYAWQ
- a CDS encoding Imm8 family immunity protein translates to MKKLRVVDFLFETFNITSDEFCCSLAIFYTFENTNIEELEIDDLTYFSITIGTPKGIGSYFEKIRDNSINIISYFPHIAVVDTFDKESLKAIIKEKLETIVGKNENEVIKKAMIFFDWQYQDDEYELNKL
- a CDS encoding RHS repeat-associated core domain-containing protein yields the protein MVSRVGTSSTGVNYRFGFNGKEADNEVKGWQNQQDYGMRIYDPRVGRFLSVDPLTKQYPWYTPCQFADNMSILHNVRTIASSGVNNGLNGVHKLSNIMEAGMAFVGKNAKKIYAEGGRFIGWESSDGLKLYRPPAYKTGGVAEGSVQANFLQRTSSEYSWTSKSSEAKAHISNTHVNSDAKFNYNAERQ